AGTCCCttgggtggggacatgggggacaatGGGGGCCAGTCCCTCACggtggggacatcggggactTCAGGCTGTGGTGGGTCTCCATCCCTTGAGTCAAGAGCGATGACAAtgtcccacagcccctggggacacGAGGGatgttggggacaccagggggacattggggacatcaggCTGTGATGGGTCTCAGTCCCTTGAGCTGGGGCGGTGACGATGTCCCACATCCTTTGGGGACATCGGGGGCGTTGGGGACATCTGGCCgtggtgggtgtctgtccctcgagccagggTGGTGACAGTGTCCCACCTCCTTCAAGGACAATGGAGACACTGGGGACATCGGGCTGTGGTGGGTCTCCATCCCTTGATCCAGGACGATGACGATGTCCCACATCCTTTGGGGACATCGGAAATGTTGGGGACATCGGGCCACAACAGGTCTCAGTCCTTTgggttggggacattggggacatcaggCTATGATGTGTCTCAGTCTGTTGATCCAAGGCAATGACGAGGTCCCAAGTcccttggggacattggggacatcaaGCCACAATGTGTCTCAGTCCCTCCAGCCGAGGTGACGACGAGGTGCCCGTGTCCCTTGGGGACATTGGGCTGTGACATGTCTCAGTCCTTTCAGGTGGTGTCCACATCCTTCGGGGACACTCTGGGGACACTGAGCTGTGCCAGGTCTCGGTCCTTTGGGTCACAGCAGTGATGAGGTCCCtcggggacgttggggacatcgAGTTGTGATGAGTCTCAGTCCCTCAGGCTCGGTGACATCGCGCTGCGACGTGTCTCGATGTCTTGggtgggggacgttggggacatcggggacgttggggacatcagggacgttggggacattaGGGAtgttggggacatcagggaccttggggacattggggacactggggatgtCAGGGGCACTGGGGATGTTGGGGTCACTGGGGACACTGAGCCACAATGTCACTCaagttggggacattggggacatcaggCCACGACATCTCACAGTCCCTCGAGGGACTTGAGGGCCTtcgggacactggggacatcgaGCCATGCCCCCATGGCTTGGGGCAATGGGTGCCCACATCCCCActttggggacattggggacatcaggCCATGGCGTGTCTCCATCCTTTgggttggggacactggggacatcgggCCATGGCGTGTCTCCATCCTTTgggttggggacactggggacatcgggCCACGGTGTGTCTCCATCCTTTgggttggggacactggggacattgaGCCACATTGTGCCTCAGCCCCATGagttggggacattggggtcaTCGGGCCGTCAAGCTACGATGTCCCCATCACTCAGGTCAGGGTCGTTGGGGACATCAAGCCACATCGTGTCTCGGTCCCTTgggttggggacattgggggtgaCACACACACGCTTTTGGGGGGGACTCTGCCAAAAACGCAGACCCCAGGGACACGAGGACAGGGTGGGTGACAGGGACAAGGTGGGTGACAAGGGATGGGGACACTTTGGGGGTGGCTCCTACAGGTGGGTCCAAGCCACCCACTGACACAAAATTTGGGGACAGGTcccagagttggggggggggggggtggggtgggggtgtttgGGGACAACAGGGGatggggacccaggcgtccgggctgggggaggggggaggccaccagcccccccccaatTACCTTAGAGACTCGTTACGAGTTAAATTAGCACGAaaggccccgggggggggcggcggtggggggggaaaggggacacGGCCGGGGCCTGGGGGACGGTGGCACCGGGCCGGGGTGACAATGACAATATGCCATACTGGGGGCAAGTCGCGTCACAGACTTAGTTCAGAAGGACGGGGCGCGCTGGCTTCCGGctgcgggggagcggggggggggggacacgtcaGGGACCCAATGTCCgggccaccaaccccccccccaccccaccccccggtccccacccaagggacccaggcatctgggaccCCCAATttcaccccccaccaccaccaccaccccccaccccgccggggACCCAGACACCCCCCTAAAATGAGACCCAGGCATCTGgccgccctccccaccccaggggtcacccccccaccccatgggtgccccccccccaaaagggacccaggcgtccaggccccctgacttcccccccccccccccacccccgcaaccCCACTGGGGACCATGACACCCCCCTATGacgggacccaggcatccggccgccctccccaccccaggggTCACCCCCCCACcactccaccacccccccccccccatccccatgggtgcccccccccgaaAAAGGGACCAAGGCGCCCGGACCCCCTACCTTGGCGGAAGGCGTCCTGGAGGCGGCTTTGGGGGAGTTGATACAACTCAGCGAAGGGGTCGCGGGgcgaccggggcggggggggcgggcgggggctgggggtcccccccGAACGCCTGGGTCCCCCGCGGTTGACGccggtggtggtggcggcggcggcggccaatcCTTGGAGCAGGCGACGCAAAGCTGGGCCGGGGGGTGccggcgggggtgggggcggtgACGTCTCGGGGGTGAGGAGGGACCCGGGGGTCCCACCCGGGAGCCCCCCGGGACTCTCAGGACTCGGCGGTAATTTTTCGGTGGCTGCTTCGGGGGGTTCCGGGGGGCCGAAGGCGAAGGGCGGAGCTTGCCGGGGGGTGTAGGGGGGGGTCCAGGTCTCAGTGGCTCCCCCTGGCGTCTCGGGGACCCCCAGGCCCGGCACCAGGCGGGCGCCTACGGCCAAACCCACAGCGGCGTTGGCTCTGCTGGTGGCTCCAAGGGTGGCGCCGATGGCGGGGCCCAAGGAGGAGCCGATGCTGGGGGTGAGGTTGGCCCCAAGGCCGAGTCCAGTGCCGAGTCCGGTGCCACCGTTggctccaacagcagctccaaCACTGAGGCCAACACCGGATCCAAGAGTAGGGTCAAGGCtggggccaaggccaatggtggATCCAAGGGTAGAGCCAGCGTTGGCTCCAACGGCAGCTCCAGCACCAAGTCCAACGCCAGATCCAACACCGGATCCAATAGTGGCTCCCACGCCAAGTCCAATGGCAGCATCAACGCCGGTTCCAAGGGTGGAGTCAATGTTGGCTCCCATGTTGGCTCCAAGGCTGAGTCCAACAGAGGTGCCGATGTCGGGACCAAGCCCGGAGCAGACATTGGCACCAAGCGCGGCTCCAACAGCGAATCCAAGGGCAGAGCCACTGctggctccaacgctggctccgacAGCAAGTCCGATGCCGGCACCAACATCAGATCCAGGAGCTGAGCCAACGGTGGAGCCAACGTTGGCTCCCAGGCCAAGTCCAACGCCAGATCCAAGACCGGAGCCAACACTGGCACCAATGTTggctccaacagcagctccaaTGCCAAGTCCAACGCCGGATCCTACATCAGATGCAAGAGCAGAGCCAACGTTGGTTCCAACACCAAGTCCAACACCAACGTCAACATCAGATCCAAGAGCAGCACCAACGTTGGCTCCAACACCAGCTCCGACGGCAAGTCCAACACCGGATCCAAGAGAAGAGCCAACGTTGGCTCCAACACCAGCTCCGATGGCAAGTCCAACACTGGATCCAAGAGAAGAGCCAACGTTGGCTCCAACACCAGCTCCAATGGCAAGTCCAACACCAGATCCAAGAGAAGAGCCAACGCCagctccaacagcagctccaaCGGCAAGTCCAACACCAGGTCCAACACCAGATGAAAGAGTGGAGCCAACGTTGGCTCCAAGAGCAGCTCCAAGGCCAAGTCCAACAGAGGATCCAAGACTGGAGCCAACGTTGGCTCCAACGTTGGCTCCAAGGCCAACTCCGACACCGGTGCCAACTCCAGCACCTAGGTTGGCTCCAACGCTGGCACCAACGGCGACTCCAACACCGGCACCAACATCAGATGGAAGAGCGGGGCCAACAGCCCCAATGCCAAGCCCAACGCTGGCTCTGACACCACCACCGAGACCAGGTCCAATGTTGGCCCCGACGCTGAGTGCGACGCCAGCTCCGAGACTGGGGCCAACGTCTACTCCACCATTGGCTTGGAGACCAGCTCCAATGTCATCTCTGGCACCGGCTCCGAGAGCAGCTCCAATATCAGCCCCCAGGTTGGGGCCAACATCGGCACTGGCACCGGCTGTCACGCCAAGGCCAACGTTGACTCTGATGCCAGCTCCCACACCAATCCCAACTCCGCCACCGACATCAGTGCCGAGACCATGTCCAACACCATCTCCAAGACCACATCCAACATTCACTCCAACACCGGCTCCAAGACCAGGGTCAACGTTGGCTCCAGCATTGCCTCCAAGACCGTGTCCGACAGCAGCTCCAAGACCAGACGCCATGTTGGTGTCAAGACCAGGTCCCATGTTGGCTCCAAGACCAGGGTCAACATTGGCCCCAAGGCCGGCTCCAAGACCATGTCCAACATCGGCTCCAACGGTGCACCCAACGTCAACGCCAAGGCCAAGGCCAATGCTGACACCAACGTTAGCTCCAACGTCGTCTCCAAGCCCGGATCCAACACTGAGGTCAACACTGGAGCCAACGCCAGGACCAACACCAAGGCCAATGCCGGGACTGGCGCCGACACCCAGGTCCCCACCAGCTCCGATGCCAGCACCGGGCAAGTCAAGGCCGGGGCCGAAGGGTTcaggggggcccgggggggcctCGGCTGCCAGCTGCTGCCGCAGGCACCAGGCCTCAGCCTCGCTGTGGGAGAAATGAGGGGGTTATGGGGCGGCCTGGGGTGACCCTtaatgcctgggtccccccagggGAGTGGAGGGTGCTGGGACCCACAGATCCCATAAGGGGTGGGGAgctcctggatgcctgggtcccgtATGGGGTGGAAGGTAGCCAAATATTGGGCTTCCCTTGGGGGTGAGGGGGCACTTGGGTcccctggggctggtgggacctcccagatgcctgggttccCTGGGGCCACCTGGATGCTTGGGTCTCCCGGCCCTGAGAACGTGGGGCCACCCAGATGCCCGGGTCCCCTGGAGTGAGCTGGGGCcacccggatgcctgggtccacTCACCTGATGACGAAGTTGTGGGCGAGCAGGGCCGGGCCCTCGGGGCGCAGGCGGGCGTAGACCCATGTCCAGCCCAGGCCATCCTTGCGCTGCAGCCGTGTCACCAGCTCCCCTCGCACCTCTGCCCCTGCTCCcgctgtggggacaggggggacatcaGTGAGgatggggggaggtgggggcggttggtgggatggggacattgggacatCAACAGGGACAGCTGGggtggatggggacagggggatgtcAACGGGGAGAACTGGGGCGgatggggacattgggacatcagcagggacaactggggtggatggggacagggggacgtcAAAGGGGACAGGGGTCAACAGGGCTCTGAAGGACCCCAGGGGGTACGTAGGACACCAAGGATGCTGGAGGGCACAGAGTGACAGCAGGGGACCCAAGGAACACCCAGGGTGATGGGGGACaaccttggggacaggggacagtcAGGGGACAGGAAGACCCCAGGGGACTTTGGGGACAGATAGGGGGGAGCACGGAGACCCCAGTGGAcccagtggggacagggagatGTCAGGGAACCCAAGGGACAGTTGTGGGAGGGACACAGGGAGACCCCAGGGGACACTCACCGAGGCGGAGGTGCTGGCGGGCGACGTGGCCAAGGTCCTCGGGGTGCAGGAGCCGGTACCAAGAGCGACCCAGGAGCTCCCCCCGCCCGTAGCCCAGGTGGATCAGGACGCTGTGGGACAACACGACAGGGTCCCTCACCTGCCCGCACCCAGGTCCCCTCTTCGGGTGCCTGGGTCCCACCCCAGATGTCTGGTGTCCCCTGAGACACCTGCGTCCCTCCTGGATGCCTAGTGTGTCCCCAaaatgcctgggtcccccctcaactcctgggtcccctcctggacGCCTGCGTCCCCTCCCAGATGCCTGGTGTCCCctcagacacctgggtccctcctggacacctgggtccccccagatACCTGGGTTCTGCCAAGTGC
This sequence is a window from Larus michahellis unplaced genomic scaffold, bLarMic1.1 SCAFFOLD_435, whole genome shotgun sequence. Protein-coding genes within it:
- the LOC141737145 gene encoding uncharacterized protein LOC141737145, producing the protein MLRSTKGASKARRDQINAEIRALRDLLPLPEGDRPRLSYLHVMALACIYTRKGACLRPGPTRGAPMELLGGPELADLVASLPGFLLAVTREGKLVGVTDNVAQHLGHSMVDLVAQGDSIYDLLDPADHPLVRHQLNLPGPPQAERLFRCRFTTSRASRRPSAGRKLVLLRGRFQAPPGPPGASPGLFVAFCAPLDPPPWPCPDCLLLPAFQSRHARDLALLDVSDSVLIHLGYGRGELLGRSWYRLLHPEDLGHVARQHLRLAGAGAEVRGELVTRLQRKDGLGWTWVYARLRPEGPALLAHNFVISEAEAWCLRQQLAAEAPPGPPEPFGPGLDLPGAGIGAGGDLGVGASPGIGLGVGPGVGSSVDLSVGSGLGDDVGANVGVSIGLGLGVDVGCTVGADVGHGLGAGLGANVDPGLGANMGPGLDTNMASGLGAAVGHGLGGNAGANVDPGLGAGVGVNVGCGLGDGVGHGLGTDVGGGVGIGVGAGIRVNVGLGVTAGASADVGPNLGADIGAALGAGARDDIGAGLQANGGVDVGPSLGAGVALSVGANIGPGLGGGVRASVGLGIGAVGPALPSDVGAGVGVAVGASVGANLGAGVGTGVGVGLGANVGANVGSSLGSSVGLGLGAALGANVGSTLSSGVGPGVGLAVGAAVGAGVGSSLGSGVGLAIGAGVGANVGSSLGSSVGLAIGAGVGANVGSSLGSGVGLAVGAGVGANVGAALGSDVDVGVGLGVGTNVGSALASDVGSGVGLGIGAAVGANIGASVGSGLGSGVGLGLGANVGSTVGSAPGSDVGAGIGLAVGASVGASSGSALGFAVGAALGANVCSGLGPDIGTSVGLSLGANMGANIDSTLGTGVDAAIGLGVGATIGSGVGSGVGLGAGAAVGANAGSTLGSTIGLGPSLDPTLGSGVGLSVGAAVGANGGTGLGTGLGLGANLTPSIGSSLGPAIGATLGATSRANAAVGLAVGARLVPGLGVPETPGGATETWTPPYTPRQAPPFAFGPPEPPEAATEKLPPSPESPGGLPGGTPGSLLTPETSPPPPPPAPPGPALRRLLQGLAAAAATTTGVNRGGPRRSGGTPSPRPPPPPRSPRDPFAELYQLPQSRLQDAFRQAGSQRAPSF